One segment of Streptomyces sp. YIM 121038 DNA contains the following:
- a CDS encoding TetR family transcriptional regulator — MATTETLTAERILATTEDVLRRHGAAKATVVDVARALGVSHAAVYRHFRTKAALREAVTERWLDRTTAELQRVVDDRSVGADERLRRWFTVLFAAKRKKAGDDPELFATYEVLLGENSGVVEAHIADLVSHLRLIVEEGVARGELASPVADAGRTARAVFDATGRFHDPGYSREWFTPGIDEAFAAVVDLTLAALRP; from the coding sequence ATGGCTACGACCGAGACCCTGACCGCCGAGCGCATCCTCGCCACGACCGAGGACGTGCTGCGCCGCCACGGGGCCGCCAAGGCCACGGTGGTGGACGTGGCCCGCGCGCTCGGCGTCAGCCACGCCGCCGTGTACCGCCACTTCCGCACGAAGGCGGCGCTGCGGGAGGCGGTCACCGAGCGCTGGCTGGACCGGACGACGGCCGAGCTCCAGCGCGTCGTGGACGACCGCTCGGTGGGCGCGGACGAGCGGCTGCGCCGCTGGTTCACGGTGCTGTTCGCGGCCAAGCGCAAGAAGGCGGGCGACGACCCGGAGCTGTTCGCGACCTACGAGGTCCTGCTCGGGGAGAACAGCGGCGTGGTGGAGGCGCACATCGCCGACCTGGTCTCCCATCTGCGCCTGATCGTCGAGGAGGGCGTCGCCCGGGGCGAGTTGGCCTCCCCCGTCGCGGACGCGGGGCGCACGGCCCGCGCGGTCTTCGACGCCACCGGCCGGTTCCACGACCCGGGCTACTCCCGCGAGTGGTTCACACCTGGCATCGACGAGGCCTTCGCGGCGGTCGTCGACCTGACCCTCGCCGCCCTCCGGCCCTGA
- a CDS encoding aldo/keto reductase, translated as MRTLKLGSTGPVSSALGLGCMGMSALYGEADRGESIATLHAALDAGVTLLDTGDFYAMGHNELLIGEALRTAPAAHRERALTSVKFGALRDPDGGWAGYDGRPATVKNFAAYSLQRLGVDHIDVYRIARVDETVPIEETVGAIAELVEKGHVRHIGLSEVGADTLRRAAAVAPISDLQIEYSLISRGIEDEILPTAAELGIGVTAYGVLSRGLISGHFARDRKLAANDFRGVSPRFQGENLQRNLDLVDALRKIAEAKGVSVAQTAIAWVLAQGPRFGASIVPLVGARRRDRLAEALGALDVQFDAADLAAVEEAVPAGAAAGDRYPEAQMAHLDSER; from the coding sequence ATGCGCACCCTGAAGCTCGGCAGCACCGGTCCCGTTTCCTCCGCTCTCGGCCTCGGCTGCATGGGGATGTCCGCGCTGTACGGCGAGGCGGACCGGGGCGAGTCGATCGCCACCCTCCACGCCGCGCTCGACGCGGGCGTCACCCTGCTGGACACCGGCGACTTCTACGCCATGGGCCACAACGAGCTGCTGATCGGCGAAGCCCTGCGCACCGCGCCCGCCGCGCACCGCGAAAGGGCGCTCACCAGCGTGAAGTTCGGCGCCCTCCGCGACCCGGACGGCGGCTGGGCCGGCTACGACGGCCGCCCGGCCACGGTGAAGAACTTCGCCGCGTACTCGCTCCAGCGCCTCGGCGTCGACCACATCGACGTCTACCGCATCGCCCGCGTCGACGAGACCGTGCCGATCGAGGAGACCGTCGGCGCCATCGCCGAGCTGGTCGAGAAGGGCCACGTGCGGCACATCGGCCTTTCCGAGGTCGGCGCCGACACGCTGCGCCGGGCCGCCGCCGTCGCACCGATCTCGGACCTCCAGATCGAGTACTCCCTGATCTCGCGCGGCATCGAGGACGAGATCCTGCCCACCGCCGCCGAGCTCGGCATCGGCGTCACCGCGTACGGCGTGCTCTCGCGCGGCCTGATCTCCGGGCACTTCGCGCGCGACCGCAAGCTCGCCGCGAACGACTTCCGCGGGGTCAGCCCCCGCTTCCAGGGCGAGAACCTCCAGCGCAACCTCGACCTGGTCGACGCCCTGCGGAAGATCGCGGAGGCGAAGGGCGTGAGCGTCGCGCAGACCGCGATCGCCTGGGTGCTCGCGCAGGGCCCCCGGTTCGGCGCGAGCATCGTGCCGCTGGTCGGCGCCCGCCGCCGGGACCGCCTCGCCGAGGCCCTCGGCGCCCTGGACGTCCAGTTCGACGCCGCCGACCTCGCCGCCGTCGAGGAGGCCGTGCCCGCGGGCGCGGCGGCGGGCGACCGCTACCCCGAGGCACAGATGGCACACCTCGACAGCGAGCGCTGA
- a CDS encoding MFS transporter, protein MTRTTTPTTTPTTTPATPPTTAAPTTGTAAAAAAPALGALGLFALLLGTSLPSTDFFVVNVALPDIERDLGASPSALEMVAAGYAVAYAVLLVLGGRLGDAYGRRRLFLWGVAGFGITSLACGVAPDAWSLVAFRAAQGAASALLLPQVLATLHATTRGERRARAVALYGAVSGLAMVLGQVLGGVLVSADLAGTGWRMAFLINVPVVALAWPLALRAVPDSRAGRPGRGDVGGSVLLAAALLALLLPLTEGRSAGWPLWSVLTLLAAPLLIWAFATVERRAERTGGSPLLPPSLLREPGVVRGLLIGAPIFIGFSGFMFVSAVTLQKGLGYGALKAGLTLVPMGIAQFGASLLLPRVVDRFGSRTLPLCALVHGAGLSVLAATVLWAPWSALGPLTLAPGLLLCGLGQGIQLPLYYRVLLAAVPAARAGAGSGLAATAQQSGLAVGVATLGSLFLALEPGLGLRAAFAIVLGAQLAGLLGLAALSLRLPRDPG, encoded by the coding sequence GTGACTCGCACAACGACTCCTACGACGACTCCTACGACGACCCCCGCGACGCCCCCGACGACGGCTGCCCCCACGACCGGGACCGCCGCCGCGGCCGCGGCTCCCGCGCTCGGCGCCCTGGGCCTGTTCGCCCTCCTGCTCGGCACCTCCCTGCCGAGCACCGACTTCTTCGTCGTCAACGTGGCCCTGCCCGACATCGAGCGCGACCTGGGCGCCTCCCCGTCCGCCCTGGAGATGGTCGCCGCCGGATACGCCGTCGCGTACGCCGTGCTGCTGGTCCTCGGCGGCAGGCTCGGGGACGCGTACGGGCGGCGCAGGCTGTTCCTGTGGGGCGTCGCCGGGTTCGGGATCACCTCGCTGGCCTGCGGTGTCGCCCCCGACGCCTGGTCGCTGGTGGCGTTCAGGGCCGCGCAGGGCGCCGCGTCCGCGCTGTTGCTTCCGCAGGTGCTCGCCACCCTCCACGCGACGACGCGCGGCGAGCGGCGCGCGCGGGCCGTCGCCCTGTACGGGGCGGTGAGCGGGCTCGCGATGGTGCTCGGGCAGGTGCTCGGCGGGGTCCTGGTGTCGGCCGATCTGGCGGGGACCGGCTGGCGCATGGCGTTCCTGATCAACGTGCCGGTCGTCGCGCTCGCGTGGCCGCTCGCGCTGCGGGCGGTGCCGGACAGCCGGGCCGGGCGGCCGGGGCGCGGTGACGTCGGCGGCAGCGTGCTGCTTGCCGCCGCGCTGCTCGCGCTGCTGCTGCCGCTGACCGAGGGCCGCTCGGCGGGCTGGCCGCTGTGGTCGGTGCTCACGCTCCTTGCCGCGCCCCTGCTGATCTGGGCGTTCGCCACCGTGGAGCGGCGCGCGGAGCGCACCGGCGGCAGCCCGCTCCTGCCCCCGTCGCTGCTGCGCGAGCCCGGGGTCGTCCGGGGGCTGCTGATCGGCGCCCCGATCTTCATCGGCTTCAGCGGCTTCATGTTCGTCAGCGCCGTGACGCTCCAGAAGGGCCTGGGCTACGGCGCCCTGAAGGCGGGCCTGACGCTGGTCCCCATGGGGATCGCGCAGTTCGGGGCGTCCCTGCTGCTGCCGCGCGTGGTGGACCGGTTCGGCAGCCGCACCCTGCCCCTGTGCGCCCTGGTGCACGGCGCGGGCCTGTCCGTGCTCGCCGCCACCGTCCTGTGGGCCCCGTGGTCCGCGCTCGGCCCGCTGACGCTCGCCCCCGGCCTGCTCCTGTGCGGCCTCGGCCAGGGCATCCAGCTGCCGCTGTACTACCGCGTGCTGCTGGCCGCCGTGCCCGCGGCGCGGGCGGGCGCGGGCAGCGGCCTCGCGGCGACCGCCCAGCAGTCGGGCCTGGCCGTCGGCGTCGCCACGCTGGGCTCGCTGTTCCTGGCCCTGGAGCCGGGCCTCGGCCTGCGCGCCGCGTTCGCGATCGTGCTCGGCGCGCAGCTCGCGGGCCTGCTCGGCCTGGCCGCGCTGAGCCTCAGGCTGCCGCGCGACCCGGGCTGA
- the dusB gene encoding tRNA dihydrouridine synthase DusB produces MSQPQTAPSTLSIGPHLVQPPVVLAPMAGITNAPFRTLCREFSGGKGLFVSEMITTRALVERNEKTMQLIHFDASEKPRSIQLYGVDPATVGKAVRMIAEEDLADHIDLNFGCPVPKVTRKGGGSALPYKRHLLRAILKEAVSGAGDLPVTMKMRKGIDDDHITYLDAGRIAVEEGVTAIALHGRTAAQHYGGTADWSAIARLKEHVPEIPVLGNGDIWSAADAVRMMRETGCDGVVVGRGCLGRPWLFGDLVAAFEGRTEDLARPTLRTVADVMVRHAGLLGEWIGDEARGVIDFRKHVAWYLKGFSVGSEMRKRLAITSSLAELRGGLDELDLDQAWPDGADGPRGRTSGNNRVVLPDGWLRDPYDCAGVSEEAELDTSGG; encoded by the coding sequence ATGTCCCAGCCGCAGACCGCCCCGTCGACGCTGTCGATCGGTCCCCACCTGGTGCAGCCGCCCGTCGTGCTCGCGCCCATGGCGGGGATCACGAACGCGCCGTTCCGGACCCTGTGCCGGGAGTTCAGCGGCGGCAAGGGCCTCTTCGTCAGCGAGATGATCACGACGCGTGCGCTCGTCGAGCGCAACGAGAAGACCATGCAGCTGATCCACTTCGACGCGAGCGAGAAGCCGCGCTCGATCCAGCTGTACGGCGTCGACCCGGCCACCGTCGGCAAGGCCGTCCGCATGATCGCGGAAGAGGACCTCGCCGACCACATCGACCTGAACTTCGGCTGCCCGGTCCCCAAGGTCACGCGCAAGGGCGGCGGCTCCGCGCTGCCGTACAAGCGCCACCTGCTGCGCGCGATCCTGAAGGAGGCCGTGAGCGGGGCGGGCGACCTGCCGGTCACGATGAAGATGCGCAAGGGCATCGACGACGACCACATCACGTACCTGGACGCCGGGCGCATCGCCGTGGAGGAGGGCGTCACCGCGATCGCCCTGCACGGGCGGACGGCCGCGCAGCACTACGGCGGCACCGCGGACTGGTCCGCGATCGCCCGCCTCAAGGAGCACGTCCCGGAGATCCCCGTCCTCGGCAACGGCGACATCTGGTCGGCGGCGGACGCCGTGCGCATGATGCGCGAGACCGGGTGCGACGGCGTGGTCGTCGGGCGCGGCTGCCTGGGGCGGCCGTGGCTGTTCGGCGACTTGGTGGCGGCCTTCGAGGGCCGTACGGAGGACCTGGCCCGGCCCACGCTGCGGACCGTCGCCGACGTCATGGTCCGGCACGCCGGGCTCCTCGGCGAGTGGATCGGGGACGAGGCGCGGGGCGTCATCGACTTCCGCAAGCACGTGGCCTGGTACCTGAAGGGGTTCTCGGTCGGCTCCGAGATGCGCAAGCGCCTCGCGATCACGTCGTCCCTCGCGGAGCTGCGGGGCGGGCTCGACGAGCTGGACCTGGACCAGGCGTGGCCCGACGGGGCGGACGGGCCGCGCGGGCGGACCTCCGGCAACAACCGGGTGGTCCTGCCGGACGGGTGGCTCCGCGACCCCTACGACTGCGCGGGCGTCTCCGAGGAAGCCGAACTGGACACCTCCGGCGGCTGA
- a CDS encoding MFS transporter — protein MPESELSPRRRQLVLAICCMSLLIVSLDNTILNVALPTMAREFDTSISGMQWTVDAYTLVLASLLMLAGSTGDRVGRRRVFQAGLAVFTLGSVLCSLAPNLESLVAFRMIQAVGGSMLNPVAMSIITNTFTEPRERARAIGVWGGVVGISMAAGPLVGGLLVDAVGWRAIFWVNLPVGLVALFLTTRYVPESRAPKPRRADPVGQVLVMLLLGALTYAIIEAPTAGWTSPLIMLCAGTAAAALAGLLRYEPRRAEPLIDLRFFRSAPFSGATVIAISAFAALGGFLFLSTLYLQDVRGLDALHAGLWMLPMAAMTLVCAPLSGRLVGSRGPRLSLLIAGVAMTASGVLFAAFDAAAEPATRLVAYVLFGIGFGVVNAPITNTAVAGMPRAQAGVAAAVASTSRQIGQTLGVAVIGAVLASGVTTSYARDFTAASRPAWWIITACGAAVLCVGALTSGPWARATARHTAARLTPEPDGAPPVSRPT, from the coding sequence ATGCCCGAGTCCGAGCTGAGCCCCCGGCGCCGCCAACTGGTGCTCGCGATCTGCTGCATGAGCCTGCTGATCGTGAGCCTGGACAACACCATCCTGAACGTCGCCCTGCCCACCATGGCCAGGGAGTTCGACACCAGCATCTCGGGCATGCAGTGGACCGTCGACGCGTACACCCTCGTCCTCGCCTCGCTCCTGATGCTGGCGGGCTCGACGGGGGACCGCGTCGGGCGCCGCCGGGTGTTCCAGGCGGGCCTCGCCGTCTTCACCCTCGGCTCGGTCCTGTGCTCCCTCGCCCCGAACCTGGAGTCGCTCGTCGCCTTCCGCATGATCCAGGCGGTGGGCGGCTCCATGCTCAACCCCGTGGCCATGTCGATCATCACGAACACCTTCACCGAGCCGCGCGAGCGGGCCCGTGCCATCGGGGTGTGGGGCGGCGTCGTCGGCATCTCCATGGCGGCGGGCCCGCTGGTGGGCGGCCTGCTCGTGGACGCGGTGGGCTGGCGCGCGATCTTCTGGGTGAACCTGCCGGTGGGCCTCGTCGCGCTGTTCCTGACCACCCGGTACGTCCCGGAGTCCCGCGCGCCGAAGCCGCGCCGCGCCGACCCGGTCGGGCAGGTCCTGGTGATGCTGCTGCTCGGCGCCCTCACCTACGCGATCATCGAGGCGCCCACGGCGGGCTGGACCTCGCCGCTGATCATGCTGTGCGCGGGCACCGCGGCGGCGGCGCTCGCGGGGCTGCTCCGGTACGAGCCGCGCCGCGCGGAGCCCCTGATCGACCTGCGGTTCTTCCGCTCGGCGCCGTTCAGCGGGGCCACGGTCATCGCGATCAGCGCGTTCGCCGCCCTGGGCGGTTTCCTGTTCCTGTCCACCCTCTACCTCCAGGACGTACGCGGTCTGGACGCGCTGCACGCGGGCCTGTGGATGCTGCCCATGGCGGCGATGACCCTGGTGTGCGCCCCGCTCTCCGGCCGCCTGGTCGGCAGCCGGGGCCCACGGCTCTCCCTGCTGATCGCGGGGGTGGCGATGACGGCCTCCGGCGTCCTCTTCGCCGCCTTCGACGCGGCGGCGGAGCCCGCCACCCGCCTTGTCGCCTACGTCCTCTTCGGCATCGGCTTCGGCGTCGTGAACGCGCCGATCACCAACACCGCCGTGGCCGGGATGCCCCGCGCCCAGGCCGGTGTGGCCGCCGCCGTGGCCTCCACCAGCCGCCAGATCGGCCAGACCCTCGGCGTCGCGGTGATCGGCGCGGTCCTGGCCTCCGGCGTCACGACGTCGTACGCCCGGGACTTCACGGCGGCGAGCCGCCCGGCCTGGTGGATCATCACGGCCTGCGGCGCGGCGGTCCTCTGCGTGGGCGCCCTGACCAGCGGCCCCTGGGCCCGCGCCACGGCCCGGCACACGGCGGCCCGCCTGACACCGGAGCCGGACGGGGCGCCCCCGGTGTCCAGGCCCACCTGA
- a CDS encoding helix-turn-helix transcriptional regulator has translation MAMTAEPLTPTGPVADDATRRRELAAFLRSRRERITPEQAGLPRGPRRRTPGLRREEVAQLSAVGVTWYTWLEQGRPIRVSAQVLDAIARALLMDQTERGHLFALAGAVDPRPETECPLVTGTALRLMHRMAPYPASLQNARYDVLAHNGPFGQVFGDLTELPPRERNCLWLLVTSRRWRETFLDRDEMLRDLIAKFRAGMAEHVAEPAWKERLDGLLQESAEFRALWRRHELGAMSPHVKRYEHPEVGLLSLEHRTMWLAPESQAYRLVAYVPADDATEERLERLAELADGPSPEPAGVRGRGPAGSGDGPVAG, from the coding sequence ATGGCCATGACCGCAGAGCCGCTGACGCCCACCGGGCCCGTCGCGGACGACGCCACCCGCAGGCGGGAGCTCGCCGCCTTCCTGCGCAGCCGCCGCGAGCGGATCACGCCCGAGCAGGCGGGCCTGCCGCGCGGCCCGCGGCGGCGCACGCCCGGCCTGCGCCGCGAGGAGGTCGCGCAGCTCTCCGCGGTGGGCGTCACCTGGTACACGTGGCTGGAGCAGGGGCGGCCCATCCGGGTCTCCGCGCAGGTCCTCGACGCCATCGCCCGCGCGCTGCTCATGGACCAGACCGAGCGCGGCCACCTCTTCGCGCTCGCCGGCGCCGTCGACCCGCGCCCCGAGACCGAGTGCCCCCTCGTGACCGGCACCGCCCTGCGCCTGATGCACCGCATGGCGCCCTACCCGGCGAGCCTGCAGAACGCCCGCTACGACGTGCTCGCCCACAACGGCCCCTTCGGTCAGGTCTTCGGCGACCTGACCGAGCTGCCGCCCCGGGAGCGCAACTGCCTGTGGCTGCTCGTCACCAGCAGGCGCTGGCGCGAGACCTTCCTCGACCGGGACGAGATGCTGCGCGACCTGATCGCGAAGTTCCGCGCGGGCATGGCCGAGCACGTGGCCGAGCCCGCCTGGAAGGAGCGGCTCGACGGGCTGCTCCAGGAGTCGGCGGAGTTCCGCGCGCTGTGGCGGCGCCATGAGCTGGGCGCGATGTCGCCGCACGTCAAACGCTATGAGCACCCCGAGGTGGGGCTGCTCAGCCTGGAGCACCGCACTATGTGGCTCGCGCCGGAGTCGCAGGCCTACCGGCTCGTCGCGTACGTGCCCGCCGACGACGCCACCGAGGAGCGCCTGGAGCGGCTCGCGGAGCTGGCGGACGGCCCGTCCCCCGAGCCCGCCGGGGTCCGGGGCAGGGGCCCGGCGGGCTCGGGGGACGGGCCGGTCGCGGGCTGA
- a CDS encoding glycogen debranching N-terminal domain-containing protein: protein MTDRHHHHLLVRGTTFAAVGPGGDIRGVPGGGSPDGLFVRDARHLSRWQLTVDGAVPEVLSPAGGGRTGTGGPAPGTGGGGVGADVARCVLVPRGGRQEPPAYTLFREQAVTDGTLVEAVRITSNRPVPTTLRLALTADADFTDQFELRADHRTYAKPGAVRSRRVLEAPGDADERGPGGIEFAYRRGDWLARTTVTAEPAPDAVEETGTGARRLVWALELAAHASAELALTVAAAPHGAPPLPPVPVSPSAAISQLAAVQREFTADVPLPAAWPELAAACTRGLFDLAALQVPARGPDGEELRVPGAGVPWFLTLLGRDALLTSLFALPYLPRLAAATLPALAATQATEATRGRAAQPGKIVHEVRHGELAHFEQVPYGRYYGSVDATPLFLVLLGAYTEQTGDTALARRLQAHARAAVGWMLDHGGLTARGYLVYRADEGGLANQNWKDSPGAICGADGDRPTGPVMAAGAQGYAYDALRRTAWLARAVWDDPVYADLLTQAAADLRDRFQRDFWMAGRGFPALALDGEGRQVDALASDAGHLLWSGLLDKEYGEAVGRRLLEPDFFSGWGVRTLAAGQGAYHPLSYHRGSVWPHDNALIALGLSRYGLHDEARVVAHALVDAAGTASGRLPEVLAGYERTAYPEPVPYPHACTQDSRSAAAPLALLTAVTGG, encoded by the coding sequence ATGACTGACCGGCACCACCACCACCTGCTCGTACGCGGTACGACGTTCGCGGCCGTCGGCCCGGGCGGCGACATCCGCGGCGTTCCGGGCGGCGGCTCCCCCGACGGCCTCTTCGTGCGCGACGCGCGGCACCTGAGCCGCTGGCAGCTGACCGTGGACGGCGCCGTCCCGGAGGTCCTGAGCCCCGCCGGGGGCGGACGCACCGGGACCGGCGGGCCCGCCCCCGGGACCGGCGGCGGGGGCGTGGGCGCGGACGTGGCGCGCTGCGTGCTCGTGCCGCGCGGCGGCCGTCAGGAGCCGCCCGCCTACACGCTCTTCCGCGAGCAGGCCGTCACCGACGGCACGCTGGTCGAGGCCGTGCGGATCACCAGCAACCGCCCGGTGCCGACGACGCTGCGGCTCGCGCTGACCGCCGACGCCGACTTCACCGACCAGTTCGAGCTGCGCGCGGACCACCGTACGTACGCGAAGCCGGGCGCGGTCCGGTCCCGGCGGGTCCTGGAGGCCCCGGGCGACGCGGACGAGCGGGGGCCCGGCGGCATCGAGTTCGCCTACCGCCGCGGGGACTGGCTGGCCCGCACCACCGTCACCGCCGAGCCCGCGCCGGACGCCGTGGAGGAGACGGGCACCGGGGCCCGGCGGCTCGTCTGGGCGCTCGAACTGGCCGCACACGCCTCCGCCGAGCTGGCCCTGACCGTCGCCGCGGCGCCGCACGGCGCGCCGCCGCTGCCGCCCGTGCCCGTGTCACCGAGCGCCGCCATCTCCCAACTGGCCGCGGTCCAAAGGGAGTTCACCGCCGACGTGCCGCTGCCCGCGGCCTGGCCCGAGCTGGCCGCGGCGTGTACGCGCGGGCTCTTCGACCTCGCCGCGCTCCAGGTGCCCGCGCGCGGACCCGACGGCGAGGAGCTGCGGGTGCCCGGGGCCGGGGTTCCCTGGTTCCTCACCCTGCTCGGCCGTGACGCGCTGTTGACCTCGCTCTTCGCGCTGCCGTATCTGCCGCGCCTGGCCGCCGCGACGCTGCCCGCGCTCGCCGCGACCCAGGCCACCGAGGCCACTCGGGGGCGGGCCGCGCAGCCCGGCAAGATCGTGCACGAGGTGCGGCACGGCGAGCTCGCCCACTTCGAGCAGGTCCCGTACGGGCGTTACTACGGCTCCGTGGACGCCACTCCGCTCTTCCTCGTCCTGCTCGGCGCGTACACCGAGCAGACCGGTGACACCGCGCTCGCCCGCCGGTTGCAGGCGCACGCGCGCGCCGCCGTCGGCTGGATGCTCGACCACGGCGGGCTCACCGCGCGCGGCTACCTCGTCTACCGCGCCGACGAGGGCGGGCTCGCCAACCAGAACTGGAAGGACTCCCCCGGCGCGATCTGCGGCGCCGACGGGGACCGGCCGACCGGGCCCGTCATGGCCGCGGGCGCCCAGGGCTACGCGTACGACGCGCTGCGGCGCACGGCCTGGCTCGCGCGGGCCGTCTGGGACGACCCCGTCTACGCGGACCTGCTCACCCAGGCCGCCGCCGACCTGCGGGACCGCTTCCAGCGGGACTTCTGGATGGCCGGTCGCGGCTTTCCCGCGCTGGCCCTCGACGGGGAGGGGCGGCAGGTCGACGCGCTCGCCTCCGACGCGGGGCACCTGCTGTGGTCCGGGCTCCTCGACAAGGAGTACGGCGAGGCGGTGGGGCGCCGTCTCCTCGAACCCGACTTCTTCTCCGGCTGGGGCGTGCGCACGCTGGCCGCCGGGCAGGGGGCGTACCACCCGCTCTCCTACCACCGCGGGTCGGTGTGGCCCCACGACAACGCGCTCATCGCGCTGGGGCTCTCGCGGTACGGGCTGCACGACGAGGCCCGCGTCGTGGCCCACGCCCTGGTGGACGCGGCCGGCACCGCCTCCGGGCGGCTGCCCGAGGTCCTGGCCGGCTACGAACGCACCGCCTACCCCGAGCCGGTCCCCTACCCCCACGCCTGCACCCAGGACTCCCGCTCGGCAGCGGCCCCCCTGGCCCTGCTCACCGCGGTGACGGGCGGCTGA